Genomic segment of Aquarana catesbeiana isolate 2022-GZ linkage group LG02, ASM4218655v1, whole genome shotgun sequence:
GAAATCAACACTGTTTTACTGAACCAGACCAAAAATTACTTCTTTGGTAAATCACATCCTTAACCAGGTTTTGGCTGAACCTGGATTTCCAAGTCCAGAAAAACGTGGATTAAAGGGAGTCTTTTACAAAAAACAATACTTATGTGGGAACCCTGAGATGAAAGCTACTTTTTTTATTAACTGCTGTATTCTATATTACTTCCAGGACTATATATTCATTCGCATTGAATAGGTCCAGATTCATTCCACTGGAGTTAGTGTATGTGAGAATGCTTTCATCAGGGGCTTTCCACACAGGTATCCTCATTTGTGACAGATTCCCTTTAATGGCTCAGGCATGTTAATTAAAAATATATTCCCACTTCAACCTGGAAAAAAAAGGTCTATGCACATTCGTAAAAACTTTTTGTCGCTTTTTGTTTCACCATGCATTTTACAATAAAGCTATTTGAAGTCTCTTTTCATTCCAACAGTCTTTGTGTTCCTGTAAAATGCACCGTTTCCTGTGGTTCTCATTTAGCCACCAAGCAGAGACCCTGATAAAGTCTTCATTTTTAGTCCATTAAATAAGACTCAGCTTAAACAGTCACTGCTGGGTACATCATCTGTTCTGGATTGGTGTGAGGAGGGTATGGTGACTGCATTGGTCTGTAGCCACCTTGAAGTCCATCCATAAAAGGTGGAACGGGAGTCATGGGGACAGAGTCATGAGGTACAGCGTAGCCAACAAACTGGGGGTGAAGATATTGGCCTTGGTGAGGGACAAGCTGTGTGGCTTGTTGACAGTTCAACACTGAGTAGTTGGTGGGCATATTTACATAGACGTTATTCATGGCTCCTTCTGGCAAGCAGCAGTTGGTTTGTGATCTAGTGGGAGGTGCCCTGGCACCAGAGTTGGCACTGGAGCTAGAACTGGTGGCTGTACTGGACTGGCGGGAAGAAGAGCCACGTGAAGTGCTGGCACTGGAAATCATCGGGATTGTCTCCATGAGCCGATTCCCACCTGGCGCTCGGCTTTGCTGGGGCTCCTGCTTCGGCCGCAGACAGCGGCAACAACACACGGCTACTAGAGACCCCAGTATGATGAAGGCAACAAAGACGGATCCGACAATTAGAAATGGTACGTAGATGGGCActgcaagaatgaaaaaaaaatccagagttATTACTGGGTAATCATGTTGAGTTTACCAGCCAATCATTGAGATGCTATAGATTACTATGCGCTGTACTTTTATTACTGTATAATGTCCAacttgacataaaaacacacacatattggTATCCACTtccaaaataaataatgaatagaaCGGTTGCACACCAGAGTAAATAACACTTTTCAATAAGTAGTACTGTGTGCTAAATATGTCACAATATAAGACTCGGTATCAGATTTCGTACTAGATATTAAAGTGCAACGCCAagttttctaaaaataaaaaaataataaaatttagtaGCTTagcatgttaaaaaataaatagctCTTGGTtacaccatagttacatagtaagtgaggtcgaaaaaagacacaagtccatcaagtccaacctatgtgtgcgattatatgtcagtattacattgtataaccctctatgttgcggtcattctggtgcttatctaatagtttcttgaaactatcaatgcccccactgagaccaccgcctgtggaagagaattccacatccttacagtaaataaccctctatgtagtttaaggttaaacctcttttcttctaattttaataaatggccacgagtcttgttaaactcccttccgcaaaaaagttttatccctattgtggggtcaccagtacggtatttgtatattgaaatcatatcctctctcaagcgtctcacCACTCAACCTAATTCCAGTGCTGTCCCCTGAATACACAAGTCCCCCTGATCCAGCATGACTTTGTCATCCAGCCGACTTCCGGTGAATCCTGGGGGGTGTCAACATACATGGGATCACAGGACTCTGGAACAGCATGGTGCTCACATGTCATCAAACGAATGCCACGCAATCTAGGAGGACGGTCCTCCCACTATAATTGCTGGAGGGGAATAGGAAAGCCCCTGTAAAGTCACCAAACTGGCCAGAAGGCTGTACCAAAGGGAGCTCGGTAATGGCAGCCTTCTTATTTCTCTTGGTACAGGTTGGGTTAATCCAACCtgtgacttaaagcgggggtccacctatctatcgtttttttttttttgagttcattcacaaacttttcttctcagcattacatactcacatattgtgtgtaatatgtccgcccgtgtcagatttcgtcggaaagaatttatttatttattttatttatttcaggtacttatatagcgctgtcaatttacgcagcgatttacatatacattgtacattcacatcagtccctaccctcaaggagcttacaatctaaggtccctaactcacattcatacatactagggacaatttagacaggatccaattaacctaccagcatgtctttggagtgtgggaggaaaccggagtacccggaggaaacccacgcaggcacagggagaacatgcaaactccaagcaggtagtgttgtggttgggattcgaaccagtgacccttcttactgctaggcgagagtgctaccactacaccactgtaaagaataacttatattattcactgcaggcggtttccatcttcattgtgggcatttgaagcccacaagcatttatttcctggatgtggtgaatgctgtgctcccagcattcaccgctcattcccgcacatgctcagtggcatcctgggaagcctgagactagctcctaggagtctgggagaggctagaaacacgcctactcccacgggaggagaaccaggaagtgcaaagaagaatagaaaaataaaaggtaattacggcaatttcaatttttttaaatggcatgtcagcatctaggcaaggaagagaatacatacagatattgttcaaaatttgggtggaactccgctttaagacataaTAGAACAATTACATTTCAGTAACATATGTGCATTGCTGCTCTATGGTGCCATTTTTTCTTTGCTGTAGAGAAGCAGCCATAACCTCACTTGTGCTTAGCTAATTGAGAAAGCTCCAATTGCAAATCCCAAAATGAAAGCAACATGCCCAAACACAGGCCGTAATTAGAACAGGGGATTGTACGTTCTGGACAGGTGGAAACCGAAGCAATTTTTTCATTAGTACACGGCAGTTCATGTGACACAGGAAAGGCAATGAATCAAATAACAGGAAAACAATCTTAATGATAACAAGAATGTTTCCACTCCTATTTCAACGTGTGAATGATAATTGTGAAGTCTGGGCAGTCTGTACTGATGTGTCCCTATTGTACAGAGCAGGATTGCCTGTTTTTGAAGCTTAACCCTGACTGACAGCAATAGGATTTATCCAGGGAAATCAGGCCTGAGCGCCATACTGCATATGGAATACGACACCCCATACTGATATTTAATACCACATCCAATATCTGGAATCCCACTAATGCTCAATTTGGCTAGCATGTATAATACAAGGATTACATACACAGTATTCCATCCGTTTTGTTTCATAAGAATTACACATGCACTACAATGTATGTCTGAGTTAATATATTCTATGTATAATGACATCTGGCTTCATGTGAAAGTCCATAAAAAAAACTGTCTGTATTGCTTTTGTTAACTAATGAGATATTCCCTTTCATTTTCTCTCCTGTTCTACTAGAGAAAAATCTGATTGGCTCTAACAGGTAACATAAGCATATCTTCTTTAGGATACTTTTATTAACTTTCAAATTTTATTAAGTTGTATTGAGGGAAATGTCCAAAAATCTTGCAGCCTAAAGGCTGGGCAGTTGTACACCTACTGAAAATTATTAATTTTCCTAAATATTTACCcaactgaagagaaaaaaaaaacaaaaaaacttgaatTTACTTGTTGCATATATTTTGTACAATGTAATTATATATGCACTATATACATAAAACTACAAACTGCCTTGTTTTCAGCCTGTATACATCCCTATCCCTGTCCCTACTATGTCATAATTACAGATGAGCAAAACATTAAGCAAAGTAATTTTGTGTGCGGGTATGACACACACAGTCTccaacacactgggggttatttacgaaaggcaaatccactttgcactacaagtgcaaactacaagtgcaaagtgcacttgaaattgcactgaaagtgcacttggaagtgcagtcgctgtaaatctgaggggtagatttgaaataAGGTTTAGctgtgctgattttattatccaatcatgtgcaagctaaaatgctgttttcttattttccttgcatgtccccctctacaGCGAATGaacttccaggtgcactttcagtgcactttcaagtgcaatttgcacttgtagtttgcacttgtagtgcaaagtggttttgcctttagtaaataaccccctatacagCTTCTGTTGGTAATTTAACCTACTAAGtacctttatgtaaaaaaaaacaaaaaaacaacctaccatatacagtatctcaaaaaagtgagcacacccctcacatttttgtaaatattttattatatcttttcatgtgacaacactgaagaaatgatactttgctataatgtacagtagtgagtgtacagcttgtataacagtgtaaatcttcttatagcctaggccatctttatgtagtaataattctttttttcagatcctcagagttctttgccatgaggtgccatgttgaacttccagtgaccagtatgagagagtgagagcgatcacaccaaatttaacacacctgctccccattcacctgagaccttgtaacactaacgagtcacatgacatcggggagggaaaatggctaatggggcccaatttggacattttcacttaggggtgtacatttgttgccagcggtttagacagtaatgactgtgtgttgagttattttgaggggacagcaaatttacactgttatataagctgtacactcactactttacattgtagcaaagtgttatttcttcagtgttgtcacatgaaaagatataataaaatatttacaaaaatgtaaggggtgtactcactttcgtgagatactgtattttaatatttctaacatcattcctaagccctgtacacacgagccgaatgacgcacggcattggccggttcaatagaaactggccgacactcggcccgtgtgtactgcagccgctctgacagaagccggccgttaggcatgaccgaaaaaggtctgccaaccggcTCCCTGTCAGGGCTCTCAGcggttcagcctgctgggttaaaggaaaaaaaaaactagcagtgtttaCTAGGCTTAACTGTCTATAACATGAACTGTAATGTATTGCGTTCAGTTATCCATGCATTGAAAACATAATAGCTGTTTCGTGGTCGATACACTTGGCGATCTGATAGAATGATCAAACTTGCAATTcaattttttatcaaaa
This window contains:
- the SHISA2 gene encoding protein shisa-2 homolog, with translation MWMDGSPLALLVAASFLLAAARGNGEYCHGWTDAQDVWRDGYQCPERFDGEDATICCGTCVLRYCCSSAEARLDQGVCNNDRQQGAPDNGRSDKESPDSAAVPIYVPFLIVGSVFVAFIILGSLVAVCCCRCLRPKQEPQQSRAPGGNRLMETIPMISSASTSRGSSSRQSSTATSSSSSANSGARAPPTRSQTNCCLPEGAMNNVYVNMPTNYSVLNCQQATQLVPHQGQYLHPQFVGYAVPHDSVPMTPVPPFMDGLQGGYRPMQSPYPPHTNPEQMMYPAVTV